In the Qipengyuania gelatinilytica genome, CTGGCGGCCTTCGGCGCGCGTTTCGGCATCGCCCGAATGCTGCTTCAGGTTACCGATGGCTTCGTTGGTGTTGCCTTTGATCTTCTCTGTCAGTTCGCCCATGTGGCTTCTCCTCTTGTCTGGCATGCGCCGAAAATCCGGCGCGGTTACAAAAGGATAACGGCCACACCGGGCATTCAGTTCCGCACCTTTGCGCCCAACCGGTTGCCCTGAGCGACGAAGCTCAGATACCTGCCATCGAGCAGATGATCGACCATTCGTCGGGCTTGATCTCGGCTACCGACAGGCGCGACAGCTTGACCAGTTCGCAATCTGCAAGCTTGGGTTCGGCCTTGATCTGCTTGAGCGTGACCGGAGAGGGCAGCTTGGTCTTGGGCACGATCTTCACTGCCGCCCACTTGCCTTCCGGATCGGTCGGATCGGTCATGCCTGCCACGCTGACCTCGCAGATCCCGACGATCTCCAGACCCTCGCGCGAATGGT is a window encoding:
- a CDS encoding CsbD family protein, whose translation is MGELTEKIKGNTNEAIGNLKQHSGDAETRAEGRQQEQKGEAQQFKGEVEGELGNDI
- a CDS encoding EVE domain-containing protein; this translates as MARYWLMKSEPFKYSWDDLVAEKEGTWDGVRNHRAKNNLAAMEVGDQAFFYHSREGLEIVGICEVSVAGMTDPTDPEGKWAAVKIVPKTKLPSPVTLKQIKAEPKLADCELVKLSRLSVAEIKPDEWSIICSMAGI